GTGGAATTGCTTCCAGGAGCTTCATCTGCTTTGTATGGTGCCAATGCGTTTAATGGAATTTTGTTCATGAATAGTAAAAGTCCATTTACAAGTCAAGGAATTAGAGCGTATGCTAAATATGGTCAAACTAGTCAACAAGCGGCTGGGGTTAATGATTATTTAGATTATGGTGTTAGAATGGCTAAAGCTTTTAGTCCTTATTTTGCAGCTAAAGCCAACTTCACTTACATGAAAGCGACCGATTGGTATGCAACTAATTATGATGATAAAACAACTTTTGGACGCGATAGAGGTCATATTAATTATGATGGTATTAACGTTTATGGAGATGAAGTGTCTACTAATATTAAAGGAGTAGGTAATGCATTGGCTTCAATGGGAAGAATCCCTGCAGGAGCTGTAAATTTATTGCCAAACACCAATGTAAGTAGAACGGGATACAATGAGATTGATTTGACAGATAATAAAGCGTCCAATACAAAAATTGATTTCTCTTTCCATTTACGCCCATTTGGAGATGAGAAATTAGAAGTAATTTGGCAAAGTAAATTTGGTTTTGGTAACGCTGTGTATCAAGGAGCCAATAGATATTATTTGAATAACTTTTTTATGCAACAACATAAATTGGAGTTCAAAGGGAAAAACTTTTTTGTTAGAGGATATACTACTACTGAAGATGGTGGTAAATCATACGATATGTTGTTCACAGGGATTAATGTGAACCGTCAATGGAAAGCCGATAGCCAATGGTTTGGAGAATATGCAGGAGCATATATTTCTTCAACTTTAGGAGGTATGACTCCTGAAAACGCGCACAAAGTGGCTAGATCAGTTGCAGATACAGGAAGATTGTTACCGGGTTCAGCTGGATTTAAAACAGCCTTTGATAAAGTTACCAATGAAGCCAGTGTACTTTCTGGATCTAAATTAGTGGATAATTCAAGAATTTACCACTCTGATGCTAATTACAACTTTAAAGACGTGATCAAATTTGCTGAGATTCAAGTTGGAGGATCGTTTAGAGCGTATCAATTGAATTCTTCAGGTAGAATTTATACTGATGCTGATGGACCAATCAATTACAATGAATATGGTGCATATACTCAATTAACAAAAAAATTAGTGGATGACAGATTGAAATTTACGGGATCTATTCGTTATGATAAATCTAAAAATTTCGAAGGAAATTATTCACCAAGAGTATCCTTAGTGTATTCTGCTGGAGAAAGTAGAAAACACAATTTCAGAGCGTCATTCCAAACAGGTTTTAGAAATCCATCTACTCAAGATCAGTATATTGGATTTAATGTTGGAAGTGCAATTTTGTTAGGATCAGCTCCTGATAACTTGACACGATATAAAGAAACTTTACCAGTTTCAACGACAACAGGTCAGTTTTTTGCTGGTGGAACATCGGTTAATATTACGGGGTTGAATGCCTACAATAATTCTTATACTGCAGCTTCAGTTGCAGCGCTTACAGCAACAGGAAATCCTGCATTATTGAAAAAAACCAATTTAGCTTTTGTAAAACCTGAAGAAGTAAAAGCAATCGAATTAGGATACCGTTCTTTTATTAAAGATATGTCTGTAGATATTAATGGTTACTATAATGTATATAATAACTTTATTGGAAACTTAAATGTAGTGGCGCCATTATATGGTAAAGCACAAGATGCTCCAAATCCAGCTGGGGGAGCAACTGATTTAGGTACACAATCACTTCACGCTTTAACAAACGGTAATTATAGAGCATTCCAATTATATACTAATACAAAAGTAGAAATCAAGTCACTTGGTTTTGGTTTAGGATTAGCTAAAAAAGTGTACAAAGACTTTGAATTAGGTGTGAATTATAATTATGCTGAATTTAATTTTGATCAATCTCAAGACGCAAGTTTTGAAGCAGGATTTAACACTCCTAAACACAGAGTTAAAGCTTCATTTGGTAATGAAAAATTATTTGAAAATTTTGGATTTAATGTAAGCGGAAGATGGAATAGTGAGTACTTATGGCAATCTACAATGGCAGATGGCATGATTGCTTCAGCTACAGTTATTGACGCTCAGGTA
This sequence is a window from Flavobacterium ammoniigenes. Protein-coding genes within it:
- a CDS encoding TonB-dependent receptor domain-containing protein; translated protein: MRVYLLFLTLFFCSISFAQNSISGTVSDSKKQPIPGANIKVVGTNSGAISDFDGKFVLNTSQKLPFQIEISALGFGSKKISVTTANQKVSVTLQDEETKLNEIVVSASRTPERVLESPVTIERMGIADIKKTASATFYEGLENLKEVQMNTSSMSFKSINTRGFATVANVRFMQLVDGMDNSSPLLNFVIGNMIGVSEIDVQSVELLPGASSALYGANAFNGILFMNSKSPFTSQGIRAYAKYGQTSQQAAGVNDYLDYGVRMAKAFSPYFAAKANFTYMKATDWYATNYDDKTTFGRDRGHINYDGINVYGDEVSTNIKGVGNALASMGRIPAGAVNLLPNTNVSRTGYNEIDLTDNKASNTKIDFSFHLRPFGDEKLEVIWQSKFGFGNAVYQGANRYYLNNFFMQQHKLEFKGKNFFVRGYTTTEDGGKSYDMLFTGINVNRQWKADSQWFGEYAGAYISSTLGGMTPENAHKVARSVADTGRLLPGSAGFKTAFDKVTNEASVLSGSKLVDNSRIYHSDANYNFKDVIKFAEIQVGGSFRAYQLNSSGRIYTDADGPINYNEYGAYTQLTKKLVDDRLKFTGSIRYDKSKNFEGNYSPRVSLVYSAGESRKHNFRASFQTGFRNPSTQDQYIGFNVGSAILLGSAPDNLTRYKETLPVSTTTGQFFAGGTSVNITGLNAYNNSYTAASVAALTATGNPALLKKTNLAFVKPEEVKAIELGYRSFIKDMSVDINGYYNVYNNFIGNLNVVAPLYGKAQDAPNPAGGATDLGTQSLHALTNGNYRAFQLYTNTKVEIKSLGFGLGLAKKVYKDFELGVNYNYAEFNFDQSQDASFEAGFNTPKHRVKASFGNEKLFENFGFNVSGRWNSEYLWQSTMADGMIASATVIDAQVNYVFPKLKSTLKIGAANIGGKEYIQVLGAGSIGQQYFASWTINP